Proteins from a genomic interval of Phaeodactylum tricornutum CCAP 1055/1 PHATR_bd_4x5 genomic scaffold, whole genome shotgun sequence:
- a CDS encoding predicted protein: protein MSNNELDDAENRPPVYANAAFNGRLPTITGRTVEDVGRSSRRVSAATVNLGISTDTCTAVEVGREVIFHHRLVQQVAGSDVAPAWFLPALQTALAPIQNNLTQLKDGMTQLKEDVTQLKEDVTQLKEDVTQLKDRVDQVGKETLGIKNDAIRRDNQQRRTFCRTVVFPVVIEAGGLVGIGETPSVLHFGIAEDTFRSVKSLMQLNGSDLDQIYNVYREEPLAHRVGRSTMSRREAVIRLIFGTF, encoded by the coding sequence ATGTCGAACAACGAACTGGATGATGCGGAGAATCGTCCGCCCGTTTACGCTAACGCGGCTTTCAACGGTCGCTTGCCCACCATCACGGGTCGCACCGTGGAGGACGTAGGTCGTAGCTCGAGGCGCGTGAGCGCAGCGACTGTCAATCTGGGCATATCCACCGATACCTGCACTGCTGTCGAAGTTGGTCGGGAAGTCATCTTTCATCATCGTTTGGTGCAGCAAGTTGCGGGTTCCGACGTTGCCCCAGCTTGGTTCCTTCCGGCGTTGCAGACGGCTTTGGCacccatccaaaacaacttGACGCAGCTCAAGGATGGCATGACGCAGCTCAAAGAAGACGTGACGCAGCTCAAAGAAGACGTGACACAGCTCAAAGAAGACGTGACGCAGCTCAAGGACCGCGTAGACCAAGTTGGCAAGGAAACTCTCGGTATCAAGAACGACGCGATTCGTCGGGACAACCAGCAACGCCGCACCTTTTGTCGCACCGTTGTGTTTCCTGTTGTCATTGAAGCTGGAGGACTTGTTGGTATTGGTGAGACCCCATCGGTCTTGCACTTTGGGATAGCAGAGGACACCTTTCGTAGTGTGAAAAGTCTTATGCAGCTCAACGGGTCGGATTTGGATCAAATCTACAACGTGTACCGTGAGGAGCCGCTTGCCCATCGTGTTGGACGAAGCACCATGTCACGCCGTGAGGCTGTCATCCGATTAATCTTTGGGACGTTTTAG